The genomic region TGCTACGGGTCGTGGGTGGCCCCGGACCACTTCCACGGGATCATCGAGTACTCGCACCGGGCGATCGCGGGCGTCGTAGCGCTGCTGGTCCTGGCGCTCGGGGTGGTAGCCGCGCGCCGCGCGCGCCACGATCGCGGACTGGTCGTCGCGTCGGTGGCGGCGGTACCGCTGGTGGTCCTGCAGGCGCTCCTGGGCCGGGTCGTGGTCACCACCCACCTGCACGCGGCCTACGTAACCGCCCATCTCGTCCTCGCGATGCTGCTCGTCGCCCTGACCACGGGGGTCTGGGTCCGGGCCTGGGCGGGACGGCCCGAGGGTGCGACCGATGCCCGGTCCGTCCGGATGTCCACGGCCGCGGCGATCGCCACCTTCACCTTGCTCGTGGCCGGCGCGCTGGTGCGGGAGCGGGGAGCCGGGCTCGCCTTCGGAGACTGGCCGCTCTTCGACGGCTCCCTCGTCCCACCACTCGGGAGCCAGGCCGAGCAACTGCAGGTCCTGCACCGGGTGCTCGCGGCGCTCGTGTTCGGACACGTGGCCGCCACCTTCTTCCTCCTCCGCGGGGACGTGCGCCGGCCCGTCCGGGTCCTGGCCTGGGCCAGCGTCCTGCTGTTCACGGCGCAGGTGCTGATCGGGGGCGCGAACGTCGTGAGCCGCCTCGCCCCGGCGGCCGTCCTCGCCCACGTCGCCGTGGGCGGGGCTGCCTGGGCCGCCGTGGTCGGGCTCGCCGTGGCGTCGAGATCGGGTGCGGGGGGAGCGAGGGAGGGGTCCGCAGCGCGCGGCCGGGAGGCCGTCCGCAGGTCCGACGGCGGGCTGTCCGACCGGGTCCGCGCGTACGTGCAGCTCACGAAACCCCGGATCATCGTCCTCCTGCTCGTGACGACCATCCCGGCGATGATGCTGGCCGCGCGCTCCGTGCCGCCGATGGGCCTGGTGCTGGCGACGCTCGCGGGCGGTCTGCTCACCGCGGGCAGCGCGAACGCGATCAACCAGTTCCTGGAGCGAGACATCGATACCAGGATGGCCCGCACGAAGGGCCGGCCCCTGGCCTCCCACCGCGTGGAGCCCGGCCGCGCGCTCGTCTTCGGTGTGGCTCT from Actinomycetota bacterium harbors:
- a CDS encoding heme o synthase, producing the protein MTSFRRLAACTAAATLILVAAGGLVRATGSGLGCLDEWPRCYGSWVAPDHFHGIIEYSHRAIAGVVALLVLALGVVAARRARHDRGLVVASVAAVPLVVLQALLGRVVVTTHLHAAYVTAHLVLAMLLVALTTGVWVRAWAGRPEGATDARSVRMSTAAAIATFTLLVAGALVRERGAGLAFGDWPLFDGSLVPPLGSQAEQLQVLHRVLAALVFGHVAATFFLLRGDVRRPVRVLAWASVLLFTAQVLIGGANVVSRLAPAAVLAHVAVGGAAWAAVVGLAVASRSGAGGAREGSAARGREAVRRSDGGLSDRVRAYVQLTKPRIIVLLLVTTIPAMMLAARSVPPMGLVLATLAGGLLTAGSANAINQFLERDIDTRMARTKGRPLASHRVEPGRALVFGVALGVIGTAWLAVTVNPLAAALSASAILFYVGIYTVLLKRSTPQNIVIGGAAGAAPVLVGWAAVTGSVSPAAWVLFAIIFFWTPPHFWALAVRYREDYAAAGVPMLPVVEGVPETARQILLYSVVCAGVTLVLLPVGGMGLLYAAAALGLGAGLVWLSWRLLAEPTSDSAMRLFRYSISYLALLFLSIAVDSVVA